The Streptomyces sp. CC0208 genome window below encodes:
- a CDS encoding TetR/AcrR family transcriptional regulator, which produces MARVRLTVAERREELLRAAIEQIEARGVAAVRIADVASALGVSNALVLYHFSTKEKLVAAAFTYAAEEDLARLRKLLGRRTSALRRLRSAVRWYAPTGQAKGWRLWIEGWAVALREPALQEVTRDLDRRWKAALTEVIAEGVAAGEFRCPEPEATALRLTALLDGLAVQLTSYAGAVARSRAQEWVDEALARELGLEGTSPA; this is translated from the coding sequence GTGGCGAGAGTGCGGTTGACAGTGGCCGAGCGGCGCGAGGAACTGCTGCGGGCCGCCATCGAGCAGATCGAGGCGCGGGGCGTGGCGGCCGTCAGGATCGCCGACGTGGCCTCGGCGCTCGGGGTGAGCAACGCCCTGGTGCTGTATCACTTCTCCACGAAGGAGAAGCTGGTCGCCGCCGCGTTCACCTACGCCGCCGAGGAGGACCTGGCCCGGCTGCGCAAACTCCTCGGCCGTCGCACCAGCGCCCTGCGCAGGCTCCGGTCGGCCGTGCGCTGGTACGCCCCGACGGGCCAGGCCAAGGGCTGGCGGCTGTGGATCGAGGGCTGGGCGGTGGCCCTGCGCGAACCGGCCCTCCAGGAGGTCACCCGCGACCTCGACAGACGCTGGAAGGCGGCGCTCACCGAGGTGATCGCGGAGGGCGTGGCCGCGGGCGAGTTCCGCTGCCCGGAGCCGGAGGCCACCGCGCTGCGCCTCACCGCCCTTCTGGACGGCCTGGCGGTCCAACTGACGTCCTACGCGGGCGCGGTGGCCAGGTCGCGGGCCCAGGAGTGGGTGGACGAGGCCCTGGCGCGGGAACTCGGGCTGGAGGGCACGAGTCCCGCCTAG
- a CDS encoding SGNH/GDSL hydrolase family protein has translation MIGSYVAVGDSFTEGVGDPGPDGAFVGWADRFAVLLADRRPEGDFRYSNLAVRGKLLDQIVEDQLPQAVELAPDLVSFCAGGNDIIRPGTDPDEVAERFERAIARLTQACGTVMVTTGFDTRGVPVLKHLRGKIATYNGHVRAVADRYGCPVLDLWSLKTIQDRRAWDSDRLHLSPEGHTRVALRAGQVLGLEVPADPDQPWPPLPPRGPLDVRRDDVHWAREFLVPWIGRRLRGESSGDHVTAKGVLSPDDIKTRIATVA, from the coding sequence GTGATCGGGTCGTACGTGGCGGTGGGGGACAGCTTCACCGAGGGCGTCGGCGACCCCGGGCCCGACGGGGCATTCGTCGGCTGGGCCGACCGGTTCGCGGTACTTCTCGCGGACCGGCGGCCCGAGGGCGACTTCAGGTACAGCAATCTCGCCGTACGCGGGAAGCTGCTCGACCAGATCGTCGAGGACCAGCTTCCGCAGGCCGTCGAACTGGCACCGGACCTGGTGTCGTTCTGCGCCGGCGGCAACGACATCATCCGGCCCGGCACCGACCCCGACGAGGTCGCCGAACGCTTCGAGCGGGCCATCGCCCGGCTCACCCAGGCGTGCGGCACGGTCATGGTGACGACCGGCTTCGACACCCGTGGTGTGCCCGTGCTCAAGCATCTGCGCGGCAAGATCGCCACGTACAACGGACATGTGCGGGCCGTCGCCGACCGGTACGGATGCCCGGTGCTCGATCTGTGGTCCCTGAAGACCATCCAAGACCGGCGGGCCTGGGACAGTGACCGGCTGCACCTGTCTCCCGAGGGCCACACGCGTGTGGCCCTCCGTGCAGGACAGGTGCTGGGACTGGAGGTGCCGGCGGACCCGGACCAGCCCTGGCCGCCGCTTCCCCCTCGCGGGCCGCTGGACGTGCGGCGGGACGACGTGCACTGGGCGCGTGAGTTCCTGGTGCCGTGGATCGGACGCCGGCTGCGGGGGGAGTCCTCCGGGGACCATGTGACCGCCAAGGGTGTGCTGTCGCCGGACGACATCAAGACGCGGATCGCCACCGTGGCTTGA
- a CDS encoding LysM peptidoglycan-binding domain-containing M23 family metallopeptidase, translating into MPAKGKHRRPKSQRFARSIAVAGTGGAALALPLMGATGAHAATSQSVSEKAVQSIPVTQKAVEKSAEKAAAKKHAAKTSTVRIYSVRAGDYLSKIADEQNVSGGWKRLYADNRQAIGDDPSLIHPGLKLSIGKKAKAATTKSGSSSSSAAKTEKAEPKKSASKATTATQSSTASSSSGFTLPVDGATIGTGYRVAGSMWSSGYHTGVDFVVPTGTSLKAVGAGTVVSAGWGGAYGNQVVIKLADGYYAQYAHLSQLSVSAGQTVTAGQQIGLSGATGNVTGPHLHFEIRTTPDYGSDVDPVAYLRSKGVAVG; encoded by the coding sequence ATGCCCGCGAAGGGTAAGCACCGCCGCCCGAAGTCCCAGCGCTTCGCCCGCTCGATCGCCGTCGCCGGAACCGGGGGAGCCGCTCTCGCTCTCCCGCTCATGGGGGCCACCGGCGCACACGCCGCCACCTCGCAGTCCGTGTCGGAAAAGGCCGTTCAGTCGATTCCCGTCACGCAGAAGGCCGTTGAGAAGTCCGCCGAAAAGGCGGCCGCTAAGAAACACGCGGCAAAGACCTCGACCGTGCGCATCTATTCGGTGCGGGCCGGTGACTATCTCTCGAAGATCGCCGACGAACAGAACGTGAGCGGTGGCTGGAAGAGGCTCTACGCCGACAACCGCCAGGCCATTGGCGACGACCCGTCGTTGATCCACCCGGGTCTGAAGCTCTCGATCGGCAAGAAGGCCAAGGCGGCCACGACGAAGAGCGGGTCCTCCTCGTCGTCCGCGGCGAAGACCGAGAAGGCCGAGCCGAAGAAGTCGGCCTCGAAGGCTACGACTGCCACCCAGAGCTCCACCGCCAGCAGCTCCAGCGGCTTCACCCTCCCGGTCGACGGCGCCACCATCGGCACCGGCTACCGCGTCGCGGGCAGCATGTGGTCCAGCGGCTACCACACCGGCGTCGACTTCGTCGTCCCGACCGGCACCTCGCTCAAGGCCGTCGGCGCGGGCACGGTCGTCTCCGCGGGCTGGGGTGGCGCCTACGGCAACCAGGTCGTCATCAAGCTGGCCGACGGCTACTACGCGCAGTACGCGCACCTGTCCCAGCTCTCCGTCTCGGCCGGCCAGACCGTGACCGCGGGCCAGCAGATCGGCCTCTCCGGCGCGACCGGCAATGTGACCGGCCCGCACCTGCACTTCGAGATCCGCACCACGCCGGACTACGGCTCCGACGTGGACCCGGTCGCCTACCTCCGTTCGAAGGGCGTCGCCGTCGGCTGA
- a CDS encoding alpha-galactosidase, with translation MLEIAENGRTWILSGPASSYALHLTAEDELLHLHWGPRIALADAEALAVRPLPEYWPFESPLDGREEYPVEGGPRFTRPALSVRTEVRRGTEWSFEAYDTEGDELRLRFRDDGLTITLHYRMRDDILERWVTLDNQGQDPVELLRADSATWTLPDREDGWRLSQLHGRWAAESLLTRTPLTYGEKVIGSRRGHTGHQHLPWVALDTDATEERGEVYGVALGWSGSWRIAVAQLPDARVQITGGAGYDDSGLLRLAAGESFTTPVFAGLWSDGGFGAASRAWHAYQRAYVIPDADQDRPVLFNSWEATNFDISEEQQRTLARRAAAMGVELFVVDDGWFGARTSDRAGLGDWAPNPDRFPSGLKPLGDYVRELGMQFGIWVEPEMINPDSELYRAHPDWVQYQAGRKRTEFRNQLILNLAREDVQEYLWEQLDTLLSSAPIDYVKWDFNRCFTDAGWPGEPYPQRLWVDHVRGFYALLDRLREAHPGVAFESCSGGGGRIDLGVLSRTDQVWTSDNTDPLDRLAIQDGFSQIHPARVMAAWVTDSPNTQLNGRVSSLRFRFVSAMAGVLGVGGDLAEWTEEELAEAGRWVKLYKEIRPLVQHGDLYRLRPPRGGLSAVQYVRGGETVVLAWLQAQKYGEPVPSLRLRGLDPTASYECPETGEVHRGVILLHHGLRTGLRGDLDATVIRLRRI, from the coding sequence ATGCTGGAGATCGCCGAGAACGGCCGTACGTGGATTCTGTCCGGGCCGGCCAGCAGTTACGCCCTGCACCTCACCGCCGAGGACGAGCTGCTGCACCTGCACTGGGGTCCGAGGATCGCCCTGGCCGACGCCGAGGCCCTCGCCGTACGTCCGCTGCCCGAGTACTGGCCCTTCGAGTCCCCGCTCGACGGCCGCGAGGAGTACCCCGTCGAGGGCGGTCCCCGCTTCACCCGCCCCGCCCTGTCCGTGCGCACCGAGGTGCGGCGCGGCACCGAGTGGAGCTTCGAGGCGTACGACACCGAGGGCGACGAACTGCGGCTGCGGTTCCGCGACGACGGGCTGACCATCACGCTGCACTACCGGATGCGCGATGACATCCTGGAGCGCTGGGTGACCCTGGACAACCAGGGGCAGGACCCGGTCGAGCTGCTGCGCGCCGACTCCGCCACCTGGACCCTGCCCGACCGCGAGGACGGCTGGCGGCTGTCCCAGCTGCACGGCCGCTGGGCCGCCGAGTCCCTGCTCACCCGGACCCCGCTCACCTACGGCGAGAAGGTCATCGGCAGCCGCCGCGGCCACACCGGCCACCAGCACCTGCCGTGGGTGGCGCTCGACACCGACGCCACCGAGGAGCGGGGCGAGGTCTACGGTGTCGCCCTCGGCTGGTCGGGGTCCTGGCGGATCGCCGTGGCCCAGCTGCCCGACGCGCGCGTGCAGATCACCGGCGGCGCCGGCTACGACGACTCGGGACTGCTGCGGCTGGCGGCCGGGGAGTCCTTCACGACCCCTGTCTTCGCCGGCCTCTGGAGCGACGGCGGCTTCGGCGCCGCGAGCCGTGCCTGGCACGCCTACCAGCGGGCGTACGTCATCCCGGACGCGGACCAGGACCGGCCTGTGCTGTTCAACTCCTGGGAGGCCACGAACTTCGACATCTCCGAGGAGCAGCAGCGCACCCTCGCCCGGCGGGCCGCGGCGATGGGCGTCGAGCTGTTCGTGGTCGACGACGGCTGGTTCGGTGCCCGCACCAGCGACCGGGCCGGACTCGGTGACTGGGCGCCCAACCCCGACCGCTTCCCCTCCGGCCTCAAGCCGCTCGGCGACTACGTGCGCGAGCTCGGCATGCAGTTCGGCATCTGGGTCGAGCCGGAGATGATCAACCCGGACAGCGAGCTGTACCGCGCCCACCCGGACTGGGTGCAGTACCAAGCGGGACGGAAGCGGACGGAGTTCCGCAATCAGCTCATACTCAACCTCGCGCGCGAGGACGTCCAGGAGTACCTGTGGGAGCAGCTCGACACCCTGCTCTCCTCGGCCCCGATCGACTATGTGAAGTGGGACTTCAACCGCTGCTTCACGGACGCGGGCTGGCCCGGCGAGCCCTATCCGCAGCGACTGTGGGTCGACCATGTGCGCGGCTTCTACGCCCTGTTGGACCGGTTGCGGGAAGCTCACCCGGGCGTGGCCTTCGAGTCCTGCTCGGGGGGCGGGGGCCGGATCGACCTCGGGGTGCTGAGCCGCACCGACCAGGTGTGGACCTCGGACAACACCGACCCGCTCGACCGGCTTGCCATCCAGGACGGCTTCAGCCAGATCCATCCCGCGCGCGTGATGGCCGCCTGGGTCACCGACAGTCCCAACACCCAGCTCAACGGCCGGGTGAGCTCGCTGCGGTTCCGGTTCGTGAGCGCGATGGCCGGGGTGCTCGGAGTAGGCGGGGACCTGGCGGAGTGGACCGAGGAGGAGCTCGCCGAAGCCGGTCGCTGGGTGAAGCTCTACAAGGAGATCAGGCCCCTGGTGCAGCATGGCGACCTCTACCGGCTGCGGCCTCCGCGGGGCGGACTGAGCGCGGTGCAGTACGTCCGCGGGGGCGAGACTGTCGTCCTCGCCTGGCTTCAGGCGCAGAAGTACGGCGAGCCCGTCCCCTCGCTGCGGCTGCGCGGGCTCGACCCGACAGCATCGTACGAATGCCCCGAAACGGGCGAAGTTCACCGAGGGGTCATATTGCTGCATCACGGACTTCGTACCGGTTTGCGCGGCGACCTCGATGCGACGGTTATCCGACTGCGTCGCATCTAG
- a CDS encoding tyrosine-protein phosphatase → MTQQIPSTEPELAGVRNFRDVGGLPTADGRRVRYGMLFRSGHLAHATAEDAAFLASLGLHTIFDFRNAADQKLEGPDVDLPGVTNVNLPLSDPAEGTWFWKMVRDGDIEQLRELLGDGKAAERMTNSYRTMIKERTAEHSRVLHSLAEDSTPALMHCAAGKDRAGLSVAVTLLALGVEREAIVADYLESNAKHRRYKVRRTSTSADAYSPEVMELLSPLFEARAEYLEAAFETIEETWGGVEAYLREGLGLTPEIRERLRERLLD, encoded by the coding sequence GTGACGCAGCAGATCCCGTCGACCGAACCCGAACTGGCAGGTGTCCGCAACTTCCGTGACGTGGGCGGACTGCCGACGGCGGACGGACGGCGGGTGCGGTACGGAATGCTGTTCCGCAGCGGTCACCTCGCGCACGCGACCGCGGAGGACGCGGCCTTCCTGGCCTCGCTCGGCCTGCACACGATCTTCGACTTCCGCAACGCGGCGGACCAGAAGCTGGAGGGCCCCGACGTCGACCTGCCGGGCGTCACCAATGTGAACCTGCCGCTGAGCGACCCCGCCGAGGGCACCTGGTTCTGGAAGATGGTCCGCGACGGCGACATCGAGCAGCTGCGCGAGCTCCTCGGCGACGGCAAGGCCGCGGAGCGCATGACGAACTCCTACCGCACGATGATCAAGGAACGCACCGCCGAGCACTCCCGGGTGCTCCACTCCCTCGCCGAGGACAGCACGCCCGCCCTCATGCACTGCGCGGCCGGCAAGGACCGCGCGGGCCTGTCCGTCGCCGTGACCCTGCTCGCCCTCGGGGTGGAGCGCGAGGCGATCGTCGCCGACTACCTGGAGTCGAACGCCAAGCACCGCCGCTACAAGGTGCGCCGCACCAGCACCTCGGCCGACGCCTACTCCCCCGAGGTCATGGAGCTGCTCAGCCCCCTGTTCGAGGCGCGTGCCGAGTATCTGGAGGCGGCCTTCGAGACCATCGAGGAGACATGGGGCGGGGTCGAGGCGTATCTGCGCGAGGGCCTCGGCCTGACTCCCGAGATCCGTGAGCGGCTGCGGGAGCGCCTGCTCGACTGA
- a CDS encoding DUF6126 family protein, with the protein MSDMEEKFPRALWVRLIIYLAVGHVFAAFIYFLFEVGAGQ; encoded by the coding sequence ATGAGTGACATGGAGGAGAAGTTCCCCCGCGCCCTGTGGGTGCGCCTGATCATCTACCTCGCGGTCGGCCACGTCTTCGCGGCCTTCATCTACTTCCTCTTCGAGGTGGGAGCCGGGCAGTAG
- a CDS encoding XRE family transcriptional regulator encodes MTSPEAFTELPSVAPQLRALRRRASLTLEAAAGAAGLSPAHLSRLETGQRQPSLPMLLALARIYGTTVSELLGERAADRDAVLRSADMEPTVAGGWTYFQAGAAGRGMQALRVQVPHGSQGDIVRVHPGEEWLYVLKGRLRLRLGDATHRLGPGDSAHFDSLTPHRIAAQDPDGVELLFVHTLLQSPTATLCLGPTPGETP; translated from the coding sequence ATGACCTCCCCGGAAGCCTTCACGGAGCTGCCCTCGGTGGCTCCCCAGCTTCGCGCCCTGCGCCGTCGCGCCTCCCTGACCCTGGAGGCGGCGGCCGGCGCCGCGGGGCTGTCCCCCGCCCATCTCTCCCGGCTGGAGACCGGACAGCGCCAGCCCTCGCTGCCGATGCTGCTCGCGCTCGCCCGTATCTACGGTACGACCGTCTCGGAACTGCTCGGCGAGAGGGCCGCCGACCGGGACGCCGTGCTGCGCTCCGCCGACATGGAACCGACCGTGGCGGGCGGCTGGACCTACTTCCAGGCGGGCGCGGCCGGCCGCGGCATGCAGGCCCTGCGCGTGCAGGTCCCGCACGGCTCCCAGGGCGACATCGTGCGGGTTCACCCCGGCGAGGAATGGCTGTACGTCCTCAAGGGGCGGCTCAGGCTCCGCCTCGGAGACGCCACGCACCGGCTCGGTCCGGGCGACAGCGCGCACTTCGACTCGCTGACCCCGCACCGCATCGCCGCCCAGGATCCCGACGGTGTCGAGCTCCTGTTCGTCCACACCCTGTTGCAGAGTCCCACGGCCACGCTGTGCCTGGGCCCCACCCCTGGAGAGACGCCATGA
- a CDS encoding aspartate aminotransferase family protein: protein MSTEFDLGRLLAERGAERYELHGRYLNHQLPRMLHTIGFDKVYERGEGAYFWDADGNDYLDMLAGFGVMGLGRHHPVVRKALHDVLDASLADLTRFDCQPLPGLLAEKLLMYSPHLDRVFFGNSGTEAVETALKFARYATGKPRVLYCDHAFHGLTTGSLSVNGESGFRDGFAPLLPDTAVPLGDLDALARELKKGDVAALVVEPIQGKGVHEPPPGYLRSAQELLRRHKALLIADEVQTGLGRTGDFYAYQHEDGVEPDLVCVAKALSGGYVPVGATLGKDWIFKKVYSSMDRVLVHSASFGSNAQAMAAGLAVLSVMENEQIVANARATGDLLKSRLAALIDKYELLADVRGRGLMIGIEFGRPKSLKLRSRWTMLQAARKGLFAQMVVVPLLQRHRILTQVSGDHLEVIKLIPPLVVGEKEVDRFVDAFTDVMDDAHSGGGLMWDFGKTLVKQAVANR, encoded by the coding sequence ATGAGCACGGAGTTCGACCTCGGCAGACTTCTGGCCGAGCGCGGAGCCGAGCGTTACGAGCTGCACGGCAGATATTTGAACCACCAGCTCCCGCGCATGCTGCACACCATCGGCTTCGACAAGGTCTACGAGCGTGGCGAGGGCGCCTACTTCTGGGACGCGGACGGCAACGACTACCTGGACATGCTCGCCGGGTTCGGGGTGATGGGCCTCGGGCGCCACCACCCCGTCGTCCGCAAGGCACTGCACGACGTCCTCGACGCCTCTCTCGCCGACCTCACCCGCTTCGACTGCCAGCCGCTGCCCGGGCTGCTGGCGGAGAAGCTGCTCATGTACAGCCCGCACCTGGACCGGGTGTTCTTCGGCAACAGCGGCACCGAGGCGGTGGAGACCGCGCTGAAGTTCGCCCGGTACGCGACCGGCAAGCCCCGCGTCCTCTACTGCGACCACGCCTTCCATGGGCTGACCACCGGGTCGCTGTCGGTCAACGGCGAGTCCGGTTTCCGGGACGGGTTCGCGCCCCTGCTGCCCGACACCGCCGTACCCCTCGGCGATCTCGACGCCCTGGCCCGGGAGTTGAAGAAGGGCGACGTAGCCGCCCTGGTCGTCGAGCCGATCCAGGGCAAGGGGGTGCACGAGCCGCCGCCCGGGTATCTGCGGTCCGCACAGGAGCTGCTGCGCAGGCACAAGGCGCTGCTCATCGCCGACGAGGTGCAGACCGGGCTCGGCCGGACCGGGGACTTCTACGCCTACCAGCACGAGGACGGGGTCGAGCCCGACCTGGTGTGCGTGGCCAAGGCGCTCTCCGGCGGCTATGTCCCGGTCGGCGCCACCCTCGGCAAGGACTGGATCTTCAAGAAGGTCTACTCGTCGATGGACCGGGTGCTGGTGCACTCGGCGAGCTTCGGATCCAACGCCCAGGCGATGGCGGCCGGACTCGCCGTCCTGTCGGTCATGGAGAACGAGCAGATCGTCGCGAACGCCCGCGCCACCGGTGACCTGCTGAAGTCCCGGCTCGCGGCACTGATCGACAAGTACGAGCTGTTGGCCGACGTACGAGGCCGGGGCCTGATGATCGGCATCGAGTTCGGCCGGCCGAAGTCGCTCAAGCTGCGCAGCCGCTGGACCATGCTCCAGGCCGCGCGCAAGGGACTGTTCGCGCAGATGGTCGTCGTCCCGCTGCTCCAGCGGCACCGGATCCTCACCCAGGTCTCCGGCGACCACCTGGAGGTCATCAAGCTCATCCCGCCGCTCGTCGTCGGGGAGAAGGAGGTGGACCGGTTCGTGGACGCCTTCACGGACGTCATGGACGACGCGCACAGCGGCGGCGGACTGATGTGGGACTTCGGAAAGACGCTGGTGAAGCAGGCGGTGGCCAACCGGTAA
- the dxs gene encoding 1-deoxy-D-xylulose-5-phosphate synthase has translation MTILENIRGPRDLKALSESDLGELSEEIREFLVHAVARTGGHLGPNLGVVELTIALHRVFESPVDRIVWDTGHQSYVHKILTGRQDFSKLRGKGGLSGYPSREESEHDIVENSHASTALGWADGLAKARQVQGEKGHVVAVIGDGALTGGMAWEALNNIAAAKDRPLIIVVNDNERSYSPTIGGLANHLATLRTTDGYEKVLAWGKDVLLKTPVVGNTIYESLHGAKKGFKDAFAPQGMFEDLGLKYVGPIDGHDIGAVESALRRAKRFHGPVLVHCLTEKGRGYEPALAHEEDHFHTVGVMDPLTCEPLAPSNGPSWTSVFGDEIVAIGQEREDVVAITAAMLHPVGLGKFAARFPDRVWDVGIAEQHAAVSAAGLATGGLHPVVAVYATFLNRAFDQLLMDVALHRCGVTFVLDRAGVTGVDGASHNGMWDMSILQVVPGLRIAAPRDADQLRAQLREAVAVDDAPTLVRFPKESVGPVVPALDHVGGMDVLHRGERPEVLLVAVGVMAPVCLQAADLLEARGVNCTVVDPRWVKPVDPALPGLAAEHRLVAVVEDNSRASGVGAAVALALGDAEVDVPVRRFGIPEQFLAHAKRGEVLADIGLTPVEVAGRISASLAVKAQADVKETAE, from the coding sequence GTGACCATTCTGGAGAACATCCGGGGACCACGCGACCTGAAGGCGCTGTCCGAGTCGGATCTCGGCGAACTGTCCGAGGAAATCAGGGAGTTCCTGGTGCACGCGGTCGCCAGGACCGGCGGACACCTCGGGCCCAACCTGGGGGTGGTGGAACTGACCATCGCACTCCACCGGGTCTTCGAGTCGCCGGTCGACCGCATCGTGTGGGACACCGGCCATCAGAGCTATGTGCACAAGATCCTGACAGGGCGTCAGGACTTCTCCAAGCTGCGCGGCAAGGGCGGTCTGTCCGGCTACCCCTCGCGCGAGGAGTCCGAGCACGACATCGTCGAGAACAGCCACGCGTCCACCGCGCTCGGCTGGGCCGACGGGCTCGCCAAGGCCCGCCAGGTGCAGGGCGAGAAGGGGCATGTCGTCGCGGTCATCGGCGACGGCGCGCTCACCGGCGGCATGGCCTGGGAGGCGCTGAACAACATCGCGGCCGCCAAGGACCGGCCGCTGATCATAGTCGTCAACGACAACGAGCGGTCGTACTCGCCGACCATCGGCGGCCTCGCCAACCACCTGGCCACCCTGCGCACGACCGACGGCTACGAGAAGGTGCTGGCCTGGGGCAAGGACGTACTCCTGAAGACCCCGGTGGTCGGCAACACCATCTACGAGTCCCTGCACGGCGCGAAGAAGGGCTTCAAGGACGCCTTCGCACCGCAGGGCATGTTCGAGGACCTCGGGCTGAAGTACGTCGGCCCGATCGACGGACACGACATCGGGGCCGTCGAGTCGGCGCTGCGGCGTGCGAAGCGTTTCCACGGGCCGGTGCTGGTCCACTGCCTCACCGAGAAGGGGCGCGGTTACGAGCCCGCGCTCGCCCACGAGGAGGACCACTTCCACACCGTCGGTGTGATGGACCCCCTCACCTGCGAGCCGCTCGCCCCGTCCAACGGGCCTTCCTGGACCTCGGTGTTCGGTGACGAGATCGTCGCGATCGGCCAGGAGCGGGAGGACGTCGTGGCGATCACGGCGGCCATGCTGCACCCGGTGGGGCTCGGGAAGTTCGCGGCGCGTTTCCCGGACCGGGTGTGGGACGTCGGCATCGCCGAGCAGCACGCGGCGGTGTCGGCGGCGGGTCTCGCCACGGGTGGGCTGCACCCGGTCGTCGCGGTGTACGCCACCTTCCTGAACCGGGCCTTCGACCAGCTCCTGATGGATGTCGCCCTGCACCGCTGCGGGGTCACGTTCGTCCTCGACCGGGCCGGGGTCACAGGGGTGGACGGGGCCTCGCACAACGGCATGTGGGACATGTCGATCCTCCAGGTCGTGCCCGGGCTGAGGATCGCCGCGCCCCGCGACGCCGACCAGCTGCGGGCGCAGCTGCGGGAGGCGGTCGCCGTGGACGACGCGCCCACGCTGGTGCGGTTCCCGAAGGAGTCGGTGGGGCCCGTGGTCCCGGCCCTGGACCACGTGGGCGGCATGGACGTGCTGCACCGTGGGGAGCGGCCCGAGGTGCTTCTCGTCGCCGTCGGCGTGATGGCGCCCGTCTGCCTCCAGGCCGCCGACCTGCTGGAAGCGCGCGGCGTCAACTGCACGGTCGTGGACCCCCGTTGGGTCAAGCCCGTCGATCCCGCCCTGCCGGGCCTCGCGGCGGAACACCGGCTGGTGGCCGTGGTCGAGGACAACAGCCGGGCCTCCGGAGTGGGCGCAGCCGTCGCGCTGGCGCTCGGGGACGCCGAAGTCGACGTGCCCGTACGGCGGTTCGGGATCCCGGAGCAGTTCCTCGCGCACGCCAAACGGGGCGAGGTGCTCGCCGACATCGGCCTCACTCCGGTCGAGGTGGCGGGACGGATCAGCGCGAGCCTGGCCGTGAAGGCACAGGCCGACGTCAAGGAGACTGCTGAATGA
- the ispG gene encoding flavodoxin-dependent (E)-4-hydroxy-3-methylbut-2-enyl-diphosphate synthase, producing the protein MTAIPLGVPEVPVRPIAERRVSRQIQVGPVAVGGGAPVSVQSMTTTRTSDIGATLQQIAELTASGCQIVRVACPTQDDADALATIARKSQIPVIADIHFQPKYVFAAIEAGCAAVRVNPGNIKQFDDKVKEIARAAKDHGTPIRIGVNAGSLDRRLLQKYGRATPEALVESALWEASLFEEHGFRDIKISVKHNDPVVMVAAYQQLAEQCDYPLHLGVTEAGPAFQGTIKSAVAFGALLSRGIGDTIRVSLSAPPAEEVKVGIQILEALNLRQRRLEIVSCPSCGRAQVDVYKLADEVTAGLEGMEVPLRVAVMGCVVNGPGEAREADLGVASGNGKGQIFVKGEVVKTVPESKIVETLIEEAMKIAEQMEQDGVASGEPAVTVS; encoded by the coding sequence ATGACCGCCATTCCCTTGGGCGTCCCCGAGGTACCGGTCCGGCCGATCGCCGAGCGGCGCGTGTCGCGGCAGATCCAGGTCGGACCGGTGGCGGTCGGGGGCGGGGCCCCGGTGTCGGTGCAGTCGATGACGACGACCCGTACGTCCGACATCGGCGCCACCCTCCAGCAGATCGCCGAACTCACCGCGTCCGGCTGCCAGATCGTCCGTGTCGCCTGTCCCACGCAGGACGACGCGGACGCCCTGGCGACCATCGCGCGCAAGTCGCAGATCCCGGTGATCGCGGACATCCACTTCCAGCCCAAGTACGTGTTCGCGGCGATCGAGGCGGGCTGTGCGGCCGTACGTGTCAATCCCGGCAACATCAAGCAGTTCGACGACAAGGTCAAGGAGATCGCGCGGGCCGCCAAGGACCACGGCACGCCGATCAGGATCGGGGTCAACGCCGGGTCGCTGGACCGGCGGCTGCTCCAGAAGTACGGCAGGGCGACTCCCGAGGCGCTGGTCGAATCGGCGCTGTGGGAAGCGTCGTTGTTCGAGGAGCACGGCTTCCGGGACATCAAGATCTCCGTCAAGCACAACGACCCCGTGGTGATGGTGGCCGCCTACCAGCAGCTCGCCGAGCAGTGCGACTACCCGCTGCACCTGGGAGTCACGGAGGCCGGGCCCGCCTTCCAGGGGACGATCAAGTCGGCGGTGGCCTTCGGGGCGCTGCTGAGCAGGGGCATCGGCGACACCATCCGGGTGTCGCTGTCCGCTCCGCCCGCCGAGGAGGTCAAGGTCGGCATCCAGATCCTGGAGGCGCTGAACCTGCGGCAACGCCGGCTGGAGATCGTCTCGTGCCCGTCCTGCGGGCGCGCGCAGGTGGACGTCTACAAGCTGGCGGACGAGGTCACAGCGGGTCTCGAAGGCATGGAAGTGCCTTTGCGGGTCGCGGTGATGGGGTGTGTGGTCAACGGTCCCGGCGAGGCGCGGGAGGCGGACCTGGGGGTCGCCTCCGGCAACGGCAAGGGGCAGATCTTCGTGAAGGGCGAGGTCGTCAAGACCGTCCCGGAGTCGAAGATCGTGGAGACCCTCATCGAGGAGGCGATGAAGATCGCCGAACAGATGGAGCAGGACGGCGTCGCGTCGGGGGAGCCGGCCGTCACCGTGAGTTGA